From the genome of Nocardia sp. NBC_01503, one region includes:
- a CDS encoding GTP-binding protein, translating into MTSAQHPAQLPVTVLSGFLGAGKTTLLNHILANREGRRVAVIVNDMSEVNIDAALVAGQGHLDRTEEKLVELTNGCICCTLREDLIESVGRLAREGRFDHLVIESTGISEPMPVAATFEWEFEDGFKLGDIARLDTMVTVVDASTFLAEVVKGQALAERNMQAGEGDARTIADLLVDQVEFANVLVLNKTDLVSAKAVGTVEATLKRLNPTARVVHSAHGVLDLAEVLGTGLYNPDLAAQFDGWDEELAGGHTPETEEYGISSITFTADRPFHPERLEAALAQLQRLLRSKGFFWLASRPDLAAIWSQAGPNLTFEAGAYWSALDMPPGQEIVFIGIKLDRQHVRDLLYSALLTDAEMESGRQAWLGFPDPFPRWGDAHEHV; encoded by the coding sequence GTGACCTCAGCCCAACACCCCGCCCAGCTGCCCGTGACCGTGCTCTCCGGCTTCCTCGGGGCGGGTAAGACGACCCTGCTCAACCACATACTCGCCAATCGGGAGGGTCGCCGAGTGGCGGTGATCGTCAATGACATGAGCGAGGTGAATATCGACGCCGCGCTGGTCGCGGGGCAGGGGCATCTCGATCGCACCGAGGAGAAGCTGGTCGAACTCACCAACGGCTGTATCTGCTGCACGCTGCGCGAGGACCTCATCGAATCGGTGGGCAGGCTCGCGCGCGAGGGGCGCTTCGATCACCTCGTCATCGAATCGACGGGCATCTCCGAACCCATGCCGGTGGCCGCGACCTTCGAGTGGGAATTCGAGGATGGGTTCAAACTCGGCGATATCGCTCGACTGGACACCATGGTGACCGTGGTCGATGCCTCGACCTTCCTGGCCGAAGTGGTGAAGGGGCAGGCGCTCGCGGAGCGGAATATGCAAGCGGGTGAAGGGGATGCGCGCACCATCGCCGATCTGCTGGTGGATCAGGTCGAGTTCGCGAATGTGCTGGTACTCAACAAGACCGATCTGGTGAGCGCCAAAGCCGTCGGCACGGTGGAGGCCACCCTGAAGCGGCTCAACCCCACCGCACGCGTGGTGCATTCGGCGCACGGTGTGCTGGATCTCGCCGAAGTGCTCGGCACCGGACTCTATAACCCGGACCTCGCTGCCCAATTCGATGGCTGGGATGAGGAACTCGCGGGTGGGCATACCCCCGAGACCGAGGAATACGGGATCAGCAGTATCACCTTCACCGCCGATCGCCCGTTCCACCCCGAGCGCCTGGAAGCGGCGCTGGCGCAACTCCAAAGACTGTTGCGCAGCAAAGGCTTCTTCTGGCTCGCGAGCCGTCCGGACCTGGCCGCCATTTGGTCGCAAGCCGGGCCGAATCTCACCTTCGAAGCGGGCGCGTACTGGTCGGCTCTCGATATGCCGCCGGGGCAGGAGATCGTTTTCATCGGTATAAAACTGGATCGCCAACATGTGCGTGACCTGCTGTATTCGGCCCTGCTCACCGATGCGGAGATGGAATCCGGGCGGCAGGCGTGGCTGGGGTTCCCGGATCCCTTCCCGCGCTGGGGTGATGCGCACGAGCATGTCTGA
- a CDS encoding NAD(P)-dependent oxidoreductase: MRIAIFGGTGTVGREVVTQALAAGHEVTILTRSAANTPVTHERLHVVVGDVLDPAAVEQVVLGQEAIIVTLGAGRKGVVRAEGTRTVIEAMQRTGVKRLICQSTLGTGDSAGNLNFVWKYVMFGMLLRQAFADHVQQEKYVLAGDLDWTIVRPSAFTDGPATGQFRRGFGPAEPGLALKISRADIAAFLVEQLTDATYVHRTPGISN; the protein is encoded by the coding sequence ATGCGAATCGCAATCTTCGGAGGCACCGGAACCGTCGGCCGCGAGGTCGTCACCCAGGCCCTCGCGGCCGGTCACGAGGTCACCATACTGACCCGCTCGGCCGCGAATACCCCTGTCACACATGAGCGTCTGCACGTTGTGGTCGGCGATGTCCTCGATCCGGCCGCCGTCGAGCAGGTGGTCCTCGGCCAGGAGGCGATCATCGTCACCCTCGGCGCGGGCCGCAAAGGCGTGGTGCGCGCCGAGGGCACCCGCACCGTCATCGAGGCCATGCAACGCACCGGGGTCAAGCGGCTCATCTGCCAATCCACCCTGGGCACCGGTGACAGCGCGGGCAATCTCAACTTCGTCTGGAAGTACGTGATGTTCGGCATGCTGCTGCGGCAGGCGTTCGCCGATCACGTGCAGCAGGAGAAGTATGTGCTGGCCGGCGATCTGGACTGGACCATCGTGCGGCCCAGCGCCTTCACCGACGGCCCGGCCACCGGGCAGTTCCGGCGCGGCTTCGGCCCGGCGGAACCCGGTCTGGCACTGAAGATCTCGCGCGCCGATATCGCGGCATTCCTAGTGGAACAGCTCACCGACGCCACCTACGTGCACCGCACCCCCGGGATCTCCAACTGA
- a CDS encoding epoxide hydrolase family protein: MMNAIRPFRIDVPQTQLDDLADRLRKALWPNELPGVADAYGVPNGRIRDLAQYWLESFDWRALEAKLNAYPQFTTEIDGEDIHFLHIRSERADATPVILTHGWPGSILEYLDVIAPLTAPESDQDPAFHLVIPSLPGFGFSGPTRSTGWSRYRTARAWVELMNRLGYQRFGTIGNDGGSMVAPEMGRIAPDQVLGVHVTQLFSFPSGDPAEMADLSEEDMAGLAHLQWFYENKMSFNTLHSQQPQTIAFALADSPTGLLAWNAQLFGESLDNEFIIGNVAVYWLTGTSGSALRFYYEDAHAEQPTEPTTVPTGLAMFKGDFQSIRRFAERDHKNIISWHAYDVNSVHSTSANDAAGHYAAHEAPEVLVADIRQFFAQLS; the protein is encoded by the coding sequence ATGATGAACGCCATCCGCCCCTTCCGCATCGACGTCCCGCAGACCCAGCTCGACGATCTCGCCGACCGGCTGCGTAAGGCGCTGTGGCCCAACGAACTTCCCGGCGTCGCGGACGCCTACGGCGTACCCAACGGCCGCATTCGCGATCTCGCGCAGTACTGGCTGGAGAGCTTCGACTGGCGCGCCCTGGAGGCGAAGCTGAACGCGTACCCGCAGTTCACCACCGAGATCGACGGTGAGGACATCCACTTCCTGCACATTCGCTCCGAGCGCGCGGACGCCACCCCGGTGATCCTGACGCACGGCTGGCCGGGCTCGATCCTGGAGTACCTGGATGTCATCGCCCCGCTCACCGCCCCGGAGTCCGATCAGGATCCGGCCTTCCACCTGGTGATCCCGTCGCTGCCCGGCTTCGGGTTCTCCGGTCCGACCCGCAGCACCGGCTGGAGCCGCTACCGCACCGCCCGCGCCTGGGTGGAGCTGATGAATCGGCTGGGCTACCAGCGATTCGGCACCATCGGCAATGACGGCGGCTCCATGGTCGCCCCGGAGATGGGCCGCATCGCGCCCGATCAGGTGCTCGGAGTCCATGTGACGCAACTGTTCTCATTCCCCTCCGGCGATCCGGCCGAAATGGCGGACCTGTCCGAGGAGGACATGGCGGGGCTCGCGCATCTGCAGTGGTTCTACGAGAACAAGATGTCGTTCAACACCCTGCACAGCCAGCAGCCGCAAACCATCGCCTTCGCGCTCGCGGATTCCCCGACCGGCCTACTGGCTTGGAACGCACAGCTTTTCGGCGAATCGCTGGACAATGAATTCATCATCGGGAATGTGGCCGTCTACTGGCTGACCGGCACCTCCGGGTCGGCGCTGCGCTTCTACTACGAGGACGCGCATGCCGAGCAGCCGACCGAGCCGACCACCGTGCCGACCGGACTGGCCATGTTCAAGGGCGATTTCCAATCCATTCGCCGATTCGCCGAGCGCGATCACAAGAACATCATCAGCTGGCACGCCTACGACGTGAACTCCGTGCATTCGACCAGCGCGAATGACGCGGCCGGACATTACGCCGCGCATGAGGCCCCCGAGGTCCTGGTCGCCGATATCCGGCAGTTCTTCGCCCAGCTGAGCTGA
- a CDS encoding TetR/AcrR family transcriptional regulator, translated as MSKSVEAPAQRGLPGRKAQAARNDELILAAARDVFLAEPKAPISAVAERAGVGISALYRRYPSKEDLLRTLCYDGLHRYNAEAEAALEDSNGWQGLVGFLERVVDADVHSLTTHLAGTFTPDDSILPAVMRAGELNEELVRRARESGRLRKEITTADLGLILESCAAITLPDPHRAAQLRRRVLALLLDGLTGSGDLPGPPPAPNEFAHRWQPGNR; from the coding sequence ATGTCGAAGTCAGTCGAAGCCCCAGCTCAGCGGGGTCTGCCCGGACGCAAGGCGCAGGCCGCCCGCAATGACGAACTCATCCTGGCCGCCGCCCGCGATGTCTTCCTCGCCGAACCCAAGGCCCCCATCTCCGCGGTGGCCGAGCGCGCCGGGGTGGGGATCAGCGCCCTGTACCGCCGCTATCCGAGTAAGGAAGACCTACTGCGCACGCTCTGCTATGACGGGCTGCACCGGTACAACGCCGAAGCCGAAGCGGCGCTGGAGGATTCGAACGGTTGGCAGGGGCTCGTCGGCTTCCTGGAGCGGGTCGTCGACGCCGATGTGCATTCGCTGACAACGCATCTCGCGGGCACCTTCACTCCGGACGATTCGATCCTGCCCGCGGTCATGCGTGCCGGTGAACTCAACGAGGAGCTGGTCCGCCGCGCCCGCGAATCCGGTCGGCTACGCAAGGAGATCACCACCGCGGATCTGGGGCTCATCCTGGAATCCTGCGCCGCCATCACCCTGCCCGACCCACACCGCGCCGCCCAACTCCGCCGTCGCGTACTGGCCCTTCTCCTCGACGGCCTCACCGGCTCGGGTGATCTGCCGGGCCCGCCACCCGCGCCGAACGAATTCGCGCATCGCTGGCAACCCGGTAACCGCTGA
- a CDS encoding peptidylprolyl isomerase, which produces MLVAVIVIAAGAVVYLNRPAGESEAVPLTTTTVSAWATETMIMQLPNPVQKKPAMVSCAYRATPGLRQIAAQLPKTADIRANTGGRVPYQMNTGLGVIGLSLDTAASPCTVNSFISLATQHYYDATKCHRMTTSPGLKVLQCGDPSGTGMGGPGYQFENEYPTDVFASPEKAATEQVLYPRGTLAMANAGPDPLTGAGTNGSQFFLVYGDSTLPPTYTVFGTVDQAGLAVLDRVAAAGTVAGGEDGEPKLTVDIGSIAAK; this is translated from the coding sequence ATGCTGGTGGCGGTCATCGTGATCGCGGCCGGTGCGGTGGTCTACCTGAACCGGCCCGCAGGTGAGTCCGAGGCGGTGCCGCTCACCACGACCACCGTGTCGGCATGGGCGACCGAGACCATGATCATGCAGTTGCCCAACCCGGTTCAGAAGAAACCGGCCATGGTGAGTTGCGCGTACCGCGCCACACCGGGTCTGCGGCAGATCGCCGCGCAGTTGCCGAAAACCGCTGACATACGGGCGAATACGGGCGGCCGGGTGCCGTATCAGATGAATACCGGTCTGGGCGTGATCGGCTTGTCGCTGGATACCGCCGCATCACCGTGCACGGTCAACAGTTTCATCAGCCTGGCTACGCAGCACTACTACGACGCGACGAAATGCCATCGAATGACCACCTCGCCCGGCTTGAAGGTGTTGCAATGCGGTGACCCCAGCGGCACCGGAATGGGTGGTCCCGGTTATCAATTCGAGAACGAATACCCGACCGACGTATTCGCCTCACCCGAAAAGGCCGCGACCGAGCAGGTCCTCTACCCGCGCGGCACGCTTGCCATGGCCAACGCCGGACCGGATCCGCTCACCGGCGCCGGCACCAATGGCAGCCAGTTCTTCCTGGTCTACGGCGATTCGACCCTTCCGCCCACGTACACCGTATTCGGCACCGTGGATCAGGCCGGGCTGGCCGTGCTCGACAGGGTGGCGGCGGCGGGGACGGTCGCGGGCGGTGAGGATGGCGAGCCGAAGCTCACCGTCGACATCGGTTCCATTGCGGCCAAATAG
- a CDS encoding LysR family transcriptional regulator has translation MELRQLRYFVTVAEELHFGRAAERLHIAQPAVSQQVRRLERALKVQLLERTPRRVALTEAGLRFLPGARAVLAAADQARASVADLAGERAAVFRIGTVSGLGERLDAVLDGFAERAPHVRVELVGVPVRERVKQVADGTLDAAFVRAPEPAENPELDFLPAWDDPLVVALPARHPLAEESSVRLADLAALPLRLTERRNHPALVDLVLSACQRAGFEPTSAPAAGNLQDTLAAVGSGIPMWTVVYASNARLVHNPRVVFRPFAEPGMTLPIGLAVRADAASPRLNLLVELLAAVSPAR, from the coding sequence ATGGAATTGCGGCAACTGCGCTATTTCGTGACCGTCGCGGAGGAATTGCACTTCGGGCGGGCCGCCGAGCGGCTGCATATCGCACAACCCGCGGTGAGTCAGCAGGTGCGGCGGTTGGAGCGGGCGCTGAAAGTTCAACTGCTGGAACGGACTCCGCGACGGGTGGCGCTGACCGAGGCCGGGTTGCGGTTCCTGCCGGGAGCGCGCGCCGTACTGGCGGCCGCCGATCAGGCGCGGGCCTCGGTCGCCGATCTGGCGGGGGAGCGGGCCGCCGTTTTCCGGATCGGGACGGTGAGCGGGCTCGGGGAGCGGCTGGACGCGGTGCTCGACGGGTTTGCCGAGCGTGCGCCACACGTGCGGGTCGAGTTGGTCGGGGTGCCTGTGCGCGAGCGCGTCAAACAGGTGGCGGACGGGACCTTGGATGCCGCCTTCGTGCGCGCGCCCGAACCGGCGGAGAATCCCGAGCTGGATTTCCTTCCGGCTTGGGATGATCCGCTCGTGGTGGCGCTACCCGCGCGGCATCCGCTGGCCGAGGAGTCGTCGGTGCGCCTTGCCGATCTGGCTGCCTTGCCCTTGCGGCTGACCGAGCGGCGCAATCACCCGGCGCTGGTGGATCTGGTCCTATCCGCTTGTCAGCGTGCGGGTTTCGAGCCCACGTCCGCACCGGCGGCGGGCAATCTGCAAGACACTCTGGCCGCCGTCGGCTCCGGCATCCCGATGTGGACGGTTGTGTACGCCTCGAACGCGCGCCTGGTGCACAACCCGCGGGTGGTTTTCCGCCCCTTCGCCGAACCCGGTATGACCCTGCCCATCGGCCTCGCGGTGCGCGCGGACGCGGCCTCGCCGCGGCTGAACCTGTTGGTCGAACTGCTGGCCGCGGTGTCACCGGCACGATAA
- the dmpI gene encoding 4-oxalocrotonate tautomerase DmpI: protein MANRIHQSKSRRTVMPIVTIQQGPRTVEPKRDLVRRVTDAFVDALQIPAEAVQVWIQEVPTDSWAIGGTLTADKK from the coding sequence GTGGCCAATCGAATTCACCAATCGAAATCGAGGAGAACAGTCATGCCCATCGTCACCATCCAGCAGGGTCCCCGCACCGTCGAACCCAAGCGCGATCTGGTACGCCGCGTCACCGACGCCTTCGTCGACGCCCTACAGATCCCGGCCGAGGCCGTGCAGGTCTGGATCCAGGAGGTCCCGACCGACAGCTGGGCCATCGGCGGGACGCTCACGGCGGATAAGAAGTAA
- the thiC gene encoding phosphomethylpyrimidine synthase ThiC, translating to MSSKRATGSSAPVDTVTTGPIQGSVKHYELVEADGVTLRIPVRRVNLTNGEHFDLYDTSGPYTDDTAVIDLEAGLPPTRDSWTKPDVPGPRTQLAWARAGIITAEMRFIAAREGVTPEVVREEVAAGRAVIPANHNHPECEPMIIGKKFLVKINANIGNSAVSSSIAEEVEKMVWATRWGADNIMDLSTGKNIHETREWILRNSPVPVGTVPIYQALEQVNGDPTKLTWEIYRDTVIEQAEQGVDYMTVHAGVLLRYVPLTAKRVTGIVSRGGSIMAAWCLAHHQESFLYTNFRELCEILAKYDITFSLGDGLRPGSIADANDEAQFAELRTLGELTKIAKSYGVQVMIEGPGHVPMHKIVENVRLEEELCEEAPFYTLGPLATDIAPAYDHITSAIGAAIIAQAGTAMLCYVTPKEHLGLPNRDDVKVGVITYKIAAHSADLAKGHPHAQDRDDALSKARFEFRWHDQFNLSLDPDTAREYHDETMPAEPAKTAHFCSMCGPKFCSMRISADVREYAEKQGLTDVAAIEAGMAEKSAEFASTGNQVYLPVV from the coding sequence ATGTCATCGAAACGTGCCACCGGGAGCTCCGCACCCGTCGACACCGTGACCACCGGCCCGATTCAGGGCAGCGTCAAACACTACGAACTCGTCGAGGCCGACGGCGTGACGCTGCGCATTCCGGTGCGGCGGGTCAACCTCACCAACGGTGAGCATTTCGACCTGTACGACACCTCGGGTCCGTACACCGACGACACCGCGGTGATCGATCTGGAGGCCGGGCTGCCTCCGACCCGCGACTCGTGGACCAAGCCGGATGTTCCCGGTCCGCGCACCCAGTTGGCTTGGGCGCGGGCGGGAATCATCACCGCCGAGATGCGCTTCATCGCCGCCCGCGAGGGCGTGACCCCCGAGGTGGTGCGCGAGGAGGTCGCCGCGGGCCGCGCGGTGATTCCGGCCAATCACAATCACCCCGAATGCGAGCCGATGATCATCGGCAAGAAGTTCCTGGTGAAGATCAATGCCAATATCGGCAACTCGGCCGTGAGCTCCTCCATCGCCGAGGAGGTCGAGAAGATGGTGTGGGCCACCCGGTGGGGCGCCGACAACATCATGGATCTGTCCACCGGCAAGAACATTCACGAAACCCGCGAATGGATTCTGCGGAACTCCCCGGTCCCGGTCGGCACCGTGCCGATCTACCAGGCCCTGGAGCAGGTGAACGGCGATCCCACCAAGCTGACCTGGGAGATCTACCGCGACACCGTGATCGAGCAGGCCGAGCAGGGCGTCGACTATATGACCGTGCACGCGGGCGTGCTGCTGCGCTATGTGCCGCTGACCGCCAAGCGCGTCACCGGCATCGTCTCGCGCGGCGGGTCCATCATGGCGGCGTGGTGTCTGGCGCATCATCAGGAATCGTTCCTGTACACCAACTTCCGTGAACTCTGCGAGATCCTGGCCAAGTACGACATCACCTTCTCCCTCGGTGACGGTCTGCGTCCGGGTTCCATCGCGGACGCCAATGACGAGGCCCAGTTCGCCGAATTGCGCACCCTGGGCGAACTCACCAAAATCGCGAAATCCTATGGCGTGCAGGTGATGATCGAAGGCCCCGGCCACGTGCCCATGCACAAGATCGTGGAGAACGTGCGGCTCGAGGAAGAGCTGTGCGAGGAGGCCCCGTTCTACACCCTCGGCCCGCTCGCCACCGATATCGCGCCCGCGTACGACCACATCACCTCGGCCATCGGAGCGGCCATCATCGCGCAGGCGGGGACCGCGATGCTGTGCTACGTGACGCCGAAGGAACATCTGGGCCTGCCCAATCGCGATGACGTCAAGGTCGGCGTGATCACCTACAAGATCGCGGCGCACTCCGCCGATCTGGCCAAGGGTCACCCGCACGCCCAGGACCGCGATGACGCACTCTCCAAGGCGCGCTTCGAATTCCGCTGGCACGATCAGTTCAACCTGTCGCTGGACCCCGACACCGCGCGGGAGTACCACGACGAGACCATGCCCGCCGAGCCCGCCAAGACCGCGCACTTCTGCTCCATGTGCGGCCCGAAGTTCTGCTCCATGCGCATCTCCGCGGATGTCCGCGAGTACGCCGAGAAGCAGGGTCTGACCGATGTCGCCGCCATCGAGGCGGGCATGGCCGAGAAGTCGGCCGAGTTCGCCTCGACGGGCAACCAGGTGTACCTGCCGGTGGTCTGA
- a CDS encoding lipase family protein: MDQPTNPRHHPGDRHDSRLTPAGLIHLEKFRLDGVDTPVALWGYSGGGMGSGWAAEMQPSYAPELNVKGIAMGAPVSDVESLLHVNGSMFASLIGVGISSLRNAYPKFADAVDRYMTPEGRAIMDRTANQCLVRNVLNLMFTDYQRMLTIPIADFLALPEVKEVFDSTVLGDNPPTAPMMVYQGVYDEAVPWYTNDRMVQRWCDGGTAVYYKRDHLSEHLTLTTLGMADAFNWIKSRLAPGAADPVDCRTDNVITMLGNLDALATQTEIGLNATFGALGWPIGPQER; this comes from the coding sequence CTGGATCAACCGACCAACCCAAGACACCACCCAGGAGACCGACACGACAGCCGCTTAACACCCGCTGGACTCATCCACCTTGAAAAATTCCGCCTGGACGGCGTCGATACCCCTGTCGCACTGTGGGGTTACTCCGGCGGCGGCATGGGCAGCGGCTGGGCGGCGGAGATGCAACCGAGTTACGCACCCGAGCTGAATGTCAAGGGCATCGCCATGGGCGCGCCCGTCTCCGACGTGGAATCGCTACTGCACGTGAATGGTTCGATGTTCGCGAGCCTGATCGGCGTCGGCATCTCATCGCTGCGCAATGCCTATCCGAAGTTCGCGGACGCGGTCGACCGGTATATGACACCCGAGGGCAGGGCGATCATGGATCGCACCGCGAATCAGTGTCTGGTGCGCAATGTGCTGAATCTGATGTTCACCGACTATCAGCGGATGCTGACCATTCCGATCGCCGACTTCCTGGCACTGCCGGAGGTGAAGGAGGTCTTCGATTCGACTGTGCTGGGCGACAATCCGCCCACTGCGCCGATGATGGTCTACCAGGGCGTCTATGACGAGGCGGTGCCCTGGTACACCAACGATCGCATGGTCCAGCGCTGGTGCGACGGCGGAACCGCGGTCTACTACAAGCGCGATCACCTCAGCGAACACCTCACGCTGACCACGCTCGGCATGGCCGACGCCTTCAATTGGATCAAGTCCCGGCTCGCCCCCGGCGCGGCCGATCCGGTGGACTGCCGCACCGACAATGTGATCACCATGCTCGGCAATCTGGACGCGCTCGCCACCCAGACCGAGATCGGCCTGAACGCGACTTTCGGCGCGCTCGGTTGGCCGATCGGACCACAGGAGCGCTGA
- a CDS encoding IS3 family transposase (programmed frameshift) produces MGSRGPRGDEPKRRRAFSAADKLAYLQAYEQAIEHGDGGGYLRREGLYSSQISEWRKQRDAGVLSGKKPGEKVGKLTAEQAEIARLTAELARANKRLVTTEAALDIMGKAHALLESLSERADSQGEAQTALTTAYTSLTEVGAGTRRAAVLTGLVRSTAIRRRNAAAGPSSVFRQPVSDPVNKLSEFERRKILEVLGSPGFVDLAPLQVFAQLLDEGTYLCSVSTMYRVLRENKQVKERRRLARHPSKVCPELVATAPRQVYSWDITKLAGPVKGQYFDAYVMIDIYSRYIVGVHVHNHESGVLATELMKEIFGVHGIPQVVHADRGTSMTSKTVAALLADLEVTRSHSRPRVSNDNPYSEALFKTLKYGPEFPERFGSLTTARGFMDSFADWYNHEHRHTGIGLHTPADVHYGLATDKAAERAAVLAQARARHPHRFGTTTTPKILDLPDTAWINRPTQDTTQETDTTAA; encoded by the exons ATGGGTTCTCGAGGGCCGCGTGGTGACGAGCCGAAGCGGCGGCGTGCGTTCAGCGCGGCGGACAAGTTGGCGTATCTGCAGGCCTACGAGCAGGCGATCGAACACGGCGACGGTGGCGGGTATCTGCGGCGAGAAGGGCTGTATTCCTCGCAGATCAGCGAGTGGCGCAAGCAACGCGACGCGGGAGTCCTGTCCGGGAAGAAGCCGGGCGAGAAGGTCGGCAAACTCACCGCCGAGCAAGCCGAAATCGCTCGCCTGACAGCGGAATTGGCGCGTGCGAACAAACGCCTCGTTACCACCGAGGCCGCCCTGGACATCATGGGAAAAGCACACGCTCTCTTGGAATCTCTCTCCGAGAGAGCGGATTCGCAAG GAGAAGCGCAGACAGCGCTGACCACCGCGTACACGTCGTTGACCGAGGTCGGAGCCGGAACTCGGCGTGCGGCGGTGTTGACCGGGCTGGTGCGTTCCACCGCGATCCGCCGCCGCAACGCGGCCGCGGGACCGAGTTCGGTTTTTCGGCAACCGGTTTCGGATCCGGTGAACAAGCTCTCCGAGTTCGAGCGCCGCAAGATCTTGGAGGTGCTGGGCAGTCCCGGGTTCGTCGATCTGGCGCCGTTGCAGGTCTTCGCTCAGCTCCTGGACGAGGGCACCTACCTGTGTTCGGTGTCCACGATGTATCGGGTGTTGCGGGAAAACAAGCAGGTCAAGGAGCGTCGAAGGTTGGCGCGCCATCCGAGCAAGGTGTGTCCGGAGTTGGTCGCCACCGCACCGAGGCAGGTGTATTCGTGGGACATCACCAAGCTCGCGGGCCCGGTCAAGGGACAATATTTCGATGCCTACGTGATGATCGACATCTACTCCCGCTATATCGTCGGGGTCCATGTCCACAATCATGAATCCGGTGTTCTGGCAACAGAATTGATGAAGGAGATCTTCGGAGTCCACGGGATCCCGCAGGTCGTGCACGCCGATCGGGGCACCTCGATGACCAGCAAAACCGTCGCCGCTCTACTGGCCGATCTCGAGGTCACCCGCTCGCATTCACGACCGCGGGTGTCCAATGACAACCCCTACTCCGAAGCACTGTTCAAGACCCTGAAATACGGGCCGGAGTTCCCCGAACGCTTCGGATCACTCACCACCGCAAGAGGATTCATGGATTCCTTCGCCGACTGGTACAACCACGAACACCGCCACACCGGCATCGGCCTACACACCCCCGCCGACGTCCACTACGGGCTGGCCACCGACAAGGCCGCCGAACGGGCAGCCGTGCTCGCCCAGGCCCGCGCGCGGCACCCACACCGCTTCGGCACCACAACGACACCGAAGATCCTCGACCTACCCGACACCGCCTGGATCAACCGACCAACCCAAGACACCACCCAGGAGACCGACACGACAGCCGCTTAA
- a CDS encoding lipase family protein, which produces MAINGDRRRRGWRRFTAAALTTAMTASVAMLLGGAGAAPAGAAPEPLNVDQFYSAPAGFESTVPGTILRSREVQLAVLTVLPVHVRSWQLLYRTTDLFGQPTVAATTVAIPQGANTSHGRPLVSHQFFYDSTAPNCAPSYVLQQGGGLPALEGIHSTVEYMELAASISQGYAVNVPDYEGLYGHLAVAKEPGYMILDSVRAAESFEPLGLPACQGEVSPPARSQSGRCRARDGSIFHDQDKHHGGRRPQWADGFSRAAW; this is translated from the coding sequence GTGGCTATCAATGGGGATCGCCGACGACGGGGGTGGCGGCGGTTTACCGCGGCCGCGCTCACGACGGCAATGACGGCATCGGTCGCGATGCTGCTGGGCGGCGCGGGTGCGGCACCGGCCGGCGCGGCGCCGGAACCGCTGAATGTGGATCAGTTCTACAGTGCGCCAGCGGGTTTCGAGTCCACCGTGCCGGGGACGATACTGCGGTCACGGGAAGTGCAGCTGGCGGTGCTGACCGTATTGCCGGTGCATGTGCGTTCATGGCAGTTGCTGTATCGCACCACCGACCTGTTCGGGCAGCCCACGGTCGCGGCCACGACGGTCGCTATTCCGCAGGGGGCCAATACTTCTCACGGTCGGCCGCTGGTTTCGCACCAGTTCTTCTACGACAGCACCGCACCGAATTGCGCACCGTCGTATGTGTTACAGCAGGGTGGTGGACTGCCCGCGCTGGAGGGCATTCACTCCACGGTCGAGTACATGGAGCTGGCGGCGTCCATCAGTCAGGGCTATGCGGTGAATGTCCCTGACTACGAAGGGCTTTACGGGCATCTCGCCGTCGCGAAGGAACCCGGGTACATGATTCTCGACAGCGTGCGCGCGGCCGAGAGCTTCGAACCGCTGGGCCTCCCTGCGTGTCAGGGTGAGGTGAGTCCACCGGCTCGGAGCCAATCGGGTAGATGCAGGGCGAGAGACGGATCGATATTTCATGACCAGGACAAGCACCACGGTGGCCGAAGGCCACAATGGGCGGATGGGTTCTCGAGGGCCGCGTGGTGA